The following proteins are encoded in a genomic region of Streptomyces sp. SLBN-31:
- a CDS encoding DUF6082 family protein, whose product MATQNFGTRGLRYAAAAGLGVAFGALATRASQRQVHEQLKTRLERLEQTPYAQREANLASQQRLHWELLSKAIDNPELAEVLDIFEVPSSPTRRAQYLFANALYTNQLFAYRVGNISREEFFGFVRGLLQNPIVREYWYATQHQRATIADDSDEAELGRMVDDLLRQLDEADVDEWWVVGEPPTE is encoded by the coding sequence ATGGCCACACAGAATTTCGGGACACGGGGACTCCGTTATGCGGCTGCGGCCGGCCTGGGGGTAGCCTTCGGCGCGCTGGCCACCCGCGCCTCCCAGCGCCAGGTTCATGAGCAGCTGAAGACCCGGCTGGAGCGCCTGGAACAGACCCCGTACGCACAGCGCGAGGCCAATCTTGCCAGCCAGCAGAGGCTGCATTGGGAGCTGCTGAGCAAGGCAATCGACAACCCTGAACTGGCAGAGGTTCTTGACATCTTCGAGGTTCCGTCGTCGCCGACAAGGCGGGCGCAGTATCTCTTCGCCAACGCCCTCTACACGAACCAACTCTTCGCGTACCGCGTGGGCAACATCAGTCGCGAGGAGTTCTTCGGTTTTGTCCGCGGTCTGCTCCAGAACCCGATCGTCAGGGAGTACTGGTATGCGACTCAGCATCAGAGGGCGACCATCGCCGACGACTCCGACGAGGCAGAGCTCGGTCGCATGGTCGACGATCTCCTACGTCAGCTGGAT